A genome region from Sphingomonas sp. BGYR3 includes the following:
- the gpmA gene encoding 2,3-diphosphoglycerate-dependent phosphoglycerate mutase, protein MPSLVLIRHGQSAWNLENRFTGWWDVNLTEQGIEEAKAAGRMLADKGFDFDLAFTSMQTRAIKTLNLALEEMGRLWLPVVKDWRLNERHYGGLTGLNKAETAARHGEEQVHVWRRSFDVPPPPMEAGSAFDLGTDRRYAGIAIPSTESLKDTIARVLPYWEQVIAPELRAGKRVVISAHGNSLRALVKHLSGISDADIAALEIPTGQPIVYELDDALGATDRYYLSER, encoded by the coding sequence ATGCCCAGCCTCGTCCTGATCCGCCACGGCCAGTCCGCCTGGAACCTGGAAAACCGGTTCACCGGATGGTGGGACGTCAACTTGACCGAGCAGGGGATCGAGGAGGCAAAGGCGGCCGGGCGGATGCTGGCCGACAAGGGGTTCGATTTCGACCTGGCGTTCACCAGCATGCAGACGCGCGCGATCAAGACGCTGAATCTCGCGCTGGAGGAGATGGGCCGGCTGTGGCTGCCGGTGGTCAAGGACTGGCGGCTGAACGAGCGGCATTATGGCGGCCTGACCGGGCTGAACAAGGCGGAGACGGCGGCGCGCCACGGCGAGGAACAGGTCCATGTGTGGCGGCGCAGTTTCGACGTGCCGCCCCCGCCGATGGAGGCTGGCAGCGCGTTCGACCTGGGCACCGACCGCCGTTATGCCGGGATCGCCATTCCGTCGACCGAAAGCCTGAAGGACACGATCGCCCGTGTCCTGCCTTATTGGGAACAGGTGATCGCGCCGGAACTGCGCGCGGGCAAGCGGGTGGTGATTTCGGCGCATGGCAATTCGCTGCGCGCGCTGGTCAAGCACCTGTCCGGCATTTCGGATGCGGATATCGCGGCGCTGGAAATCCCGACGGGACAGCCGATCGTCTATGAACTCGACGACGCGCTAGGCGCGACGGATCGCTATTATCTGAGCGAACGCTGA
- a CDS encoding GNAT family N-acetyltransferase gives MTPATALAIREGELDDPAVIALLRVHAEGMLAASPPGSCHFLDLSGLKQPEVRFFSAWIGDRLAGIGALKRLDAGHGELKSMRVAEAFLGQGVGRAMLEHLIATARAMGMTQLSLETGSTAPFAPALAMYAAHGFEPCGAFGDYRDGDPFSRFLTRAI, from the coding sequence GTGACACCGGCGACGGCTCTGGCGATCCGGGAGGGCGAGCTGGACGATCCGGCGGTCATTGCCCTGCTGAGGGTTCACGCAGAGGGGATGCTGGCCGCGTCCCCGCCCGGCAGTTGTCATTTCCTGGACCTGTCCGGCCTGAAACAGCCGGAAGTGCGGTTCTTTTCCGCCTGGATCGGCGACCGGTTGGCCGGGATCGGCGCGCTGAAGCGGCTGGATGCCGGGCATGGCGAGCTGAAGTCGATGCGGGTGGCCGAGGCGTTTCTGGGTCAGGGGGTTGGGCGGGCGATGCTGGAACACCTGATCGCGACGGCGCGGGCGATGGGCATGACGCAGCTGAGCCTGGAGACGGGCAGCACCGCGCCCTTTGCCCCCGCATTGGCGATGTATGCGGCCCATGGGTTCGAACCGTGCGGCGCATTCGGCGATTATCGGGATGGCGACCCGTTCAGCCGCTTTCTCACCCGCGCGATCTAG
- a CDS encoding M14-type cytosolic carboxypeptidase codes for MSISINAAFDSGNIDLTMIEGDRVDLTIRADHLSEFYQWFHFRVAGAKGRTLTFRILNAGNAAYAFGWPGYRTRVSTDRAHWRLAPTDYADGVLSFTHSFDSDVAWFAYFAPYSMERHQDLIARMAAMPGVQHRELGTTLDGQAIDCLTLGTGPKQVWLYARQHPGESMAEWWMEGALEKLTDPSDVQARALRDKATFHIVPNMNPDGSRRGHLRTNAAGVNLNREWHAPTPERSPEVLCVRNAMDETGVDFAMDVHGDEAIPANFLAGFEGIPSWTDAQGEKYYAYGRALAANTPLFQTERGYEKAKPGRANLSMSTNQLAERFGAVAMTLEMPFKDHDPSPDPEYGWSPDRCKALAHACLDTLAGFVDGL; via the coding sequence ATGAGCATTTCCATCAACGCCGCGTTCGACAGCGGCAATATCGACCTGACCATGATCGAGGGCGACCGGGTGGACCTGACCATCCGGGCGGATCATCTGTCGGAATTCTATCAATGGTTTCATTTCCGCGTGGCGGGGGCAAAGGGGCGGACGCTGACGTTCCGCATCCTGAACGCGGGCAACGCGGCCTATGCCTTTGGCTGGCCCGGCTATCGTACGCGGGTCAGCACCGACCGGGCGCACTGGCGGCTGGCACCGACGGACTATGCCGATGGCGTCCTGTCCTTTACCCACAGTTTTGACAGCGACGTCGCCTGGTTCGCCTATTTCGCGCCCTATTCGATGGAGCGGCATCAGGACCTGATCGCGCGCATGGCGGCGATGCCGGGGGTTCAGCACCGCGAATTGGGCACCACGCTGGACGGACAGGCGATCGATTGCCTGACGCTGGGCACCGGGCCGAAACAGGTGTGGCTCTATGCCCGCCAGCATCCGGGCGAGAGCATGGCGGAATGGTGGATGGAAGGCGCGCTGGAAAAGCTGACCGATCCGTCGGATGTGCAGGCGCGCGCCCTGCGCGACAAGGCGACGTTCCACATCGTGCCGAACATGAACCCGGATGGTTCACGCCGTGGCCATTTGCGAACCAATGCGGCTGGCGTCAATCTGAACCGCGAATGGCACGCGCCGACGCCGGAGCGCAGCCCCGAAGTGCTCTGCGTGCGCAATGCGATGGACGAAACCGGCGTCGATTTTGCGATGGACGTGCATGGCGACGAGGCGATTCCGGCCAATTTCCTGGCCGGGTTCGAGGGGATCCCGAGCTGGACCGACGCGCAGGGCGAGAAATATTACGCTTATGGCCGAGCGCTGGCCGCCAATACGCCGCTGTTCCAGACCGAGCGGGGATATGAAAAGGCAAAGCCCGGCCGGGCCAACCTGTCCATGTCGACCAATCAGCTGGCCGAACGGTTCGGCGCGGTGGCGATGACGCTGGAAATGCCGTTCAAGGATCATGACCCGTCGCCGGACCCGGAATATGGCTGGTCGCCCGATCGCTGCAAGGCGCTGGCCCATGCGTGCCTGGACACGCTGGCGGGGTTCGTCGACGGGTTGTGA